DNA sequence from the Halorussus sp. MSC15.2 genome:
GTGCTGTCCGTCGTGCGACTAGCGACCGTACGTCAAGCGGGTCGCCATCTCGTCGAGGCGGCGCTTGAGTCGGCCGAGCCAGACCTGATGCCTGTTGGCCGCCTGCATCTCGGTTTCCGGTACCTCGATGCGCGCACCGTCGAAGGGGTTGTGCCCGGTGCGCTCGCCGTCCGCTCCCGTCATCGAGACGACGCTGGTCATCGAGCATCGGCCACACGCTTCGGTTCGTTTGTCGTCCATGCGGACCACTTGCACGATGGTTGGGTGGTCGGGGTATTAAGGTTTCGGCGGTGAGACGGAGCGAACGCGAGACCGACCTGTGTCGGAGTTCGCCCGACGTAGCGGACGTACTGCGACCCTCGTGCGACGCAGGAAACCTTCGCCTCGTCCGAGAGTATTTAACCCCGTGAGAACTGTGGTCACGCATGGGATATCACGTCATCGACCCGGACACGGTCGAACCGACGCCCGACCGACCGTGCGTCCAGCGTGCGCTCGGGGACGTCGCCGGGTTGGAGAACGTCGCGCTCAACCTCTACGAGGTCGAACCCGGCGAACAGATTCCGCTGGCGTACCACTATCACGACGACCAGGAGGAGGTCTTCTACGTCGAGTCCGGCGAACTCCACGTCGAGACGCCCGAGGGCGAGAAGGTCGTCCCGGAGGACAACGTCCTCGTCGTGGAACCGGACAGTCCGCAGCGAGCGTTCGTCCCCGACGCCGCCGAGGAGACGGTCCGGACGCTCGTCCTCGGCGCGCCGTCGGTCGACGACGTCCACGCCTACGACCCCGAGTCATGAGCGACGAGACCGCCGAGTCGGAGCGACGTGAGGGCGAACGCGCTGACGACGCCCACGCTCCCGACGACGCACAGACTCCCGACGACGTGCCGGACTGGGACGACGAGTACGTCGACCGAGTGAGCGACCGCTTGATGTTCAACTACGACCTCGAAAAGGAGTACCGCGTCCGCGGCCGGACGTTCACGATGTACGGCGAACTCCGGATGGAGTCCCAGAAGCACTTCCTCCACCCGTCCGTCAACTACGCCAACTACGAGGCTCGAGAGCATCTGTTCGTCCGGCGCGCCGAGACGGTCTCGCGGGCCGACCTCGACGAACTGGTCGAACTCGGCCACGACCTCGCCGACGAGTGGATAGACCCGGACGAGGAACACTACGGCACCGAGTTCACCTTCGCGGTGGTCGTCCCCGAGGTTCCCGACGAGGTACGCGAGTACGTCGCCGGGTTCGAGGACCGAACCCTGCTCAAGTTCGGCTACTACGGCCACTACGAAGTGAACTTACTCGTCGCCGCCCCCGAACGCGAGGAGGCCGTCGAGAGCCAGAGCGCCGACGTGGCCACCGCGTTCCGCACGTGGAGCGACGTGACCGAGGAGCGGTCGGGATTGTTGGCCCGACTCGTCGCTGCGATTCGAGGGTGAGCCGTCACTACGAGTCGAGGGTAACTCCTCCTGCGAGTCGAGAGTGAACCCATTAGGGGTCGCAAAAAACGAAAGAACGCCGTCGGTGCGTCAGTCGCTGCCGGGTTCGCCGCCGTCGCGACCGCCGCTCCGCGGCCGCCGCGGACTTTCTGAATGTTTCTGTACCCCATCCGAACCAGCGACAGCGCCAGTCCGATGAGGACCAGCGCGAGTACTATCTGGGTCACGGCCGACAGCGTCTGCACGGTCGTCATCTCGGCCGGACTGTTCTGGATGAACTTGACGTAGAGGTTGTCGTGGAACGCGAGCCACCCCAGTCCGAGGATGGTCATCGTGCCCATCAGCGCCATCGGGACGCCGGTCGAGATGAGCTGTTTCGAGTCGTCCCAGTTGGCCAGCCAGACCGTCGCGGTCAGTAGCGCGAGCGCCGCGAGCAGTTGGTTCGCACCGCCGAACAACTGCCAGAGCGTGAGCCACGACCCGCTGGTGATGAGGATGTACGCCGGGACGCCCTGTATCGCGGCGTTGGCGTAGCGATTCTTGGCCACCTCGCCCGCGCCGGACGCGTCCGTGCCGACGATTTCCTCGACCATGTACCGACCGAGGCGGACCGCGGTGTCGGTGGAGGTCAGCAGGAAGCTGACCAGCACCAGCGCCATGAACGGACCGCCGAACGAGGTCGGGATGCCGAACGACGTGAGGATGATGCCGCCGCCGCTGGCGAACGTCGGGAGCGCGAGACCGATGCCGCCGCCCACGTCGGGCGCGACGATGGCCACGGTCGCGAGCGCCACGGTCGCGAGCAGGCCCTCGCCGAGCATCCCGCCGTACCCGATGGTCCGGGCGTCCGTCTCCTTGTTCAACTGCTTGGCGGTGGTCCCCGAGGAGACCAGCGCGTGGAATCCGCTAATCGTCCCGCACGCGATGGTGATGAACAGCAGCGGGAACAGCGGCGTTCCCGTCGCTCCCATGAAGCCCTTGTACGCAGCGAGCTGAATTTCGAGGGGCTGGGACGCCGAGCCGAACACGGTGCCGACGATGATAGCCAGCAGCGCGCCGCCGACGCCGGTGTACAGCAGGAACGACGACAGGTAGTCACGCGGTTGGAGTAGCATCCACACCGGGAGTGCGCTCGCCAACCCGCCGTAGAGGATGATTATCGGTACCCACGCCGCGGTGTTCACGCCGAGACTCGACGCCCCGGGAATCCACTGTCCGCCGCTGAACAGCACCGTCGTCCCCGCGGGATACGCCGACCCCGACGCGGCCGGGAACAGCGCAAGCGGGTACTCGATGCCCGCGAAGACCCCGCCGAACACGCCGGTGACGAACACGACCGTCCCGAGTAGGAACGGGAGGTTCAGTTGGTAGAGGTAGACGCCGAAGACGAACGCGAGCGCGATGTATACGAGGCTCGCGGTCGCCGCCTGCGGGAAGGCGTTGAACACGATGGCCACCACCAGCGCGAACACCGCCACGACGAGGATGATGGTCAGGAACGCGAACCACAGCAGCATGTTCTTGCCGCGTTCACCGACGTACTCCCCGATGATGTACCCGATGGACTTCCCTTCGTGTCGCAGACTGCTCGACAGCGATACGAAGTCGTGGACCGACCCCAGCAGGGGGTTCCCGATGGCAATCCACAGCAGTGCAGGGACCCAACCCCACACGACGCCCGCCGTAATCGGACCGACGATAGGCGCACCGCCGGCGATACTCGAATAGTGATGCCCCAGTAGCACCGGTTTCTTCGCCGGTACGTACTCCTGCCCGTCTTCGTACTTGTGTGCTGGCGTGTCGCGGTCGTCGTCGAGTTCGACGAACTGCGCGAGGTATCGAGAGTAGCCGAGATACCCCACGCTGAAGAGCGCGAGAACCGACAGCACCATCCAAATCACTTGCACCATGGTATGCGACCTCGTCACGAGAAACGGAAAACACGGACTTAAAGGTTGTTCCTCAATTTTACCAACAATTGATAGCTACGATGACCGACAGCAGGTCGCTCACCGCCCGTAGACACCACTACGCTGACATAGAGGTACGAAAACTGATACTTGGTTCTGCTTGAAAACTTTCTGGCTACTCCGTCCCCACGCTCAGACGCTCACCTCCGGCGCGACTTCGATGTCGAGTTCGTCGGAGACGTCGTCTAACAGGTCCCCCTTGACCTCTTCGACGCGCTGTCGGATGCGGGCAACGACGGGTTCGGCGAACTCGTCGTCTATCTGACTGATGCGCTCGTGTTCGGTCGCGTGTCGCTGCCGGAGGTACTGCGCCCCGGTCCCCGCCTCGTCGGACTCGGGTTCCGGCGCGATTTTGTTGATGACGAGTCCCTCCACGCCGAGACCGTAGTCCGAGAGGTCTCCGATGGCCCGCCGCGTCTCTCGAATCGAGAGTTCGTCGGGGTTGAGAACGAGGAAGAACGTGGCGTCGTTGCGCAGCGTCTCGCCGGCGAACTCGAACATCTCCTTGCGCTCGGTGAGACGGGCGATGATGGGGTCCTCGGCGGTCTTCTTACGGGCCTCGCGCTCGCCGATGGCCGCCTTCTCGTAGAGGTCGATGCTCTTCTCGCGTTTCTTCACGAGTCGGTCAATCCACCCTTCGAGGAAGTCCGGGAGCGAGAGCAGGCGGAGGGTCCCGCCGGTCGGCGAGGTGTCGAAGACCACGCGGTCGTACTCCTCGGAGTTGCGCATCACGTCTATGAACCGGTCGAACAGCGCGGCCTCGTACGCGCCGGGCGTCCGGTGGGCGAGTTCGATTTGGCGGTCGATTTCGTTGACGATGGAGGGACTCACTTGGTCGCTCATCGTGCGCTTTATCTCCTGCATGTGGCGCTGGACCTCCTCGTCGGGGTCGAGTTCCATCGCCCAGAGATTCTCGTACCCCTCGACCGCCTCCGGGTCGTCGCCGAACTGTTGGTCGAACACGTCGGAGGTACTGTGGGCCGGGTCGGTCGAGACGACTAGCGTCTTCAGTCCCGCGCGCGCACTCTTGAGTCCGTACGCGCACGAGACCGTCGTTTTGCCGACCCCGCCCTTGCCGCCGAAGAAGACGAACTTGTTCATGTTAGAAGTGGTATTGTTGGCCCTTGCGCTCGATGAGGGATTCGCGGTCCCACATCCGACGCTCCCACTGCTCGAACTCCTCGCCGAGATACGGCAGTAGTTCGGCGGTGTAGTAGGAGACCGGACTGGGGATGCCGAACGCGTCGGCGAAGCACGCGAACATGAAGGTGTCCTCGGTGTCCTCGGCCTCCTTCTCGATGAGTTCGAAGGCGGGATGCTCTATCATCCCGTGGTAGAGACCGTGGAGCCACTCTTCGAGATATTCGCGGTACGCCTCGATTCGGTCGGCAACTGTCATCGTTTATCACGAAGTCGTTCCGTCGATAAAAGGTTGCCGCACACCGTCGAGGCGGGCCGTTTCTTCGGTTCTCTCCCACGATAATTTGATTTCTCAAGCGAGGGAGGCGATTCCTGCACGCGGTTGCGTACCGGGTGCATCTCTCCGGCGCGACGGACGCCGACGACCGACCGCGAGCGACGCCGACTCAGCACGCACACCCCGTCGAGTCCGGTGACCGCTCGAACTCCATCTCGTCACCGCACTCCGGGCAGTCCGGGGCCGACTCTCCCTCCACTTCCACGTCTCGGACGCGCTCGCTGCAGTCGTGACACCAGTACGCGCCCTTCGATTCGGTCGCCGCGGCGTCGCCGCGGTTCGGCGACTCGGTGGACGCCTGCAGGAACTCCTTGACTGTGCCTAACACTCCCATGACGTGAACGTTTCCGGACGCGGCCTTAAAAGCTCTCTCCGGTCGTGGGGTCGTATTGCATCTCCGCCGTTCACACGTCCTCGGCCAACCTGTCGAGGGCGCGCCGAAGTTCGCCCTTCCGTTTCCACGCGGCGATGCGGTCCGAGACGGCGGCCACCGGCAGGCCGAGACTAACCGACGACCGCATCGTCACCCTGCACCCTTCGTTCTCGGGTTCGACCGAGAGTTCGGTCTCCATCGACTCGAAGGGTCCCGCCTCCCCGCGCTGGCGGTAGACCAGTCCGTCCGCGCGCTCCTCGAAGTCGAGGTGTATCGTCAACCCGCGCGCGCTGGCGGTCACGGTCCACCCATCGTCGGTCGCCTCGACGCCTCGGACCTCGAAACTCCCCTCGTACTCGACCACGGTCTCGGGTGTGAGCGCTCGCTCGACCACCGAGGGCGGCGCGGGGACGAACGCCGAGACTTCGACTTGACGCATCGTCGGCCCTACGCAGGTCGGAAACAAAGCGTTACGGTTGGAGGAACGCGCGGCGGACGAGCAGCGACCGGCAAATCGACAGTCCGAGCCTTCAGACTACCGCGTGCAGCAACGGGAGCGAGAGGAGTGCGAACACTCCGGCGACGACCAGACCGCCCAGCACGATTCGCCGGAGGCGGAACTGCGCGGGTATTTCGTTCCGGAGTTCCGGGCGAGCGGTCCAGACGAATCGGTAGTAGGCGAGTCCCGTGACCGCCAGAAACGCCATCGTGGAGTAGCCCAGTCCGCCCGCCAGCTCCGCGCCGAACGCCATCAGGTAACTGGGACCGAACGTGTAGCAGAACAGGAACCCGAACGCCGCGACCACCAGAAACGGGACCGGGTCCACCGGCGTGCCGAATCGGTTCCCCCATCGCATACTCGACCTTCTCGCTCCGGCGTCTTCGCTCTGCTGGCCCGCCGCGAGGCGGCGCTGTCGGGGAAGAGATAAGTCGGTGTGCGAACGACAGTCGGGCGATGCCGAACTCGAAAGGCGACCCGCGAGTGTTGTTCGTCATGAACCTCGTCCTGTCGTTCGCGTTCGCCTCGCTCGCCGTCTGGGGGTTGTCGTATCTCGGTCTGGTAGCGTTCACGTGGCAGACCGTCGCGGCCGCGGCCGGTCTCGTGATGGTCCTGACGTATCTCGTCGTGTGGTAGCCTCGACAGTTGGCAGACGCCGAGACGGACTCACACTGCCCGCTATCGAAACGGCCCGGTACCCGGCTACCGAAAGTTTATAACGCCCGATTGAAACCGGGTCTGTAATGTCGAAATCGGCGCACAGCACCGCGAACTGTCCCCACTGCGGTAGCCCGCTCGACCACCTCCAGCGCGGGTGCGAGTCCTGCGAACGCCGCATCTCGTGGGACTGGACCGAACCGTGCCCGGCCTGCGAGGCCGCGGTGAACTACGCGACCCGCCCATCGTCGTGTCCCGAGTGCCGGACCGACCTCTCGGTCTGGGACGGCATCGCCGCGCGAGTGCTTCGAGAACGCCACCACGCGGACCTGCGCATCGCCAAGGACGCGGTTCCCCACCCTACCAGCGCCGGGTTCGTCTGTCACACCGGGGACCCGAGGGGCCAGCGCGCCGACTACCGGCGACCGCTCCCCGACGGGAGGGGTATCCACGTCAAGGCGTTCGCCGACAGGTACGAGGTCCACTGGGACAAGGTGGACCCCACCGAGGACTTCCTCGGCCACGTCGTCGCCGACGCGCCTCACTGGCTCCTCGTCGGCGGTTTCCTCGGGTTCAAACTGGCTCGCTGGCCGGTCGGACTGACGCTCGCTCTCGCCGCCCATATTAAGAGATAAGCCCCCGCGCCCCGCGAATACGGATAGAGATGACCATCGAAGACCGCGGGGACGCCAAACTCCTCACCCACGCGCTCGCACAGGACACCCTCTCGAAACTTCGGGACGTAGAGACCGAGCAGGTCGGCTTCCGGAAGGGTCTCGTCAAACTCGGCCGCATCTGCGGCTACGAAATCATCGACGGCGCGATGGAGACCGAGTACGTCTCTATCGAGACGCCGCTGACCCAGACGACCGGCGAACGCGTCAAAGGACTCGACGACGTGGTCATCGTCAACGTCCTCCGCGCGGCGACTCCCTTCGTGGAGGGACTGCTCAAGGCGTTCCCCCGCGCCAAACAGGGCGTCATCAGCGCGGGCCGCGACGAGGAGGCCGGGCGCGGCGAGGACGGCACCTTCCCCATCACCATCGACTACGTGAAACTCCCGGAGATTCAGGAGAAAGACACCGTCATCGTCGCCGACCCGATGCTCGCT
Encoded proteins:
- a CDS encoding ArsA family ATPase — translated: MNKFVFFGGKGGVGKTTVSCAYGLKSARAGLKTLVVSTDPAHSTSDVFDQQFGDDPEAVEGYENLWAMELDPDEEVQRHMQEIKRTMSDQVSPSIVNEIDRQIELAHRTPGAYEAALFDRFIDVMRNSEEYDRVVFDTSPTGGTLRLLSLPDFLEGWIDRLVKKREKSIDLYEKAAIGEREARKKTAEDPIIARLTERKEMFEFAGETLRNDATFFLVLNPDELSIRETRRAIGDLSDYGLGVEGLVINKIAPEPESDEAGTGAQYLRQRHATEHERISQIDDEFAEPVVARIRQRVEEVKGDLLDDVSDELDIEVAPEVSV
- a CDS encoding SRPBCC family protein, with translation MRQVEVSAFVPAPPSVVERALTPETVVEYEGSFEVRGVEATDDGWTVTASARGLTIHLDFEERADGLVYRQRGEAGPFESMETELSVEPENEGCRVTMRSSVSLGLPVAAVSDRIAAWKRKGELRRALDRLAEDV
- a CDS encoding cupin domain-containing protein yields the protein MGYHVIDPDTVEPTPDRPCVQRALGDVAGLENVALNLYEVEPGEQIPLAYHYHDDQEEVFYVESGELHVETPEGEKVVPEDNVLVVEPDSPQRAFVPDAAEETVRTLVLGAPSVDDVHAYDPES
- the upp gene encoding uracil phosphoribosyltransferase; the protein is MTIEDRGDAKLLTHALAQDTLSKLRDVETEQVGFRKGLVKLGRICGYEIIDGAMETEYVSIETPLTQTTGERVKGLDDVVIVNVLRAATPFVEGLLKAFPRAKQGVISAGRDEEAGRGEDGTFPITIDYVKLPEIQEKDTVIVADPMLATGSTMCAVLDEVLNEQPNPEDLFVLSAVSAPEGLLRVGDEFDTADLLTVAIDDRLNDEGFIVPGLGDAGDRAFRTK
- a CDS encoding zinc-ribbon domain-containing protein encodes the protein MGVLGTVKEFLQASTESPNRGDAAATESKGAYWCHDCSERVRDVEVEGESAPDCPECGDEMEFERSPDSTGCAC
- a CDS encoding carbon starvation protein A, with translation MVQVIWMVLSVLALFSVGYLGYSRYLAQFVELDDDRDTPAHKYEDGQEYVPAKKPVLLGHHYSSIAGGAPIVGPITAGVVWGWVPALLWIAIGNPLLGSVHDFVSLSSSLRHEGKSIGYIIGEYVGERGKNMLLWFAFLTIILVVAVFALVVAIVFNAFPQAATASLVYIALAFVFGVYLYQLNLPFLLGTVVFVTGVFGGVFAGIEYPLALFPAASGSAYPAGTTVLFSGGQWIPGASSLGVNTAAWVPIIILYGGLASALPVWMLLQPRDYLSSFLLYTGVGGALLAIIVGTVFGSASQPLEIQLAAYKGFMGATGTPLFPLLFITIACGTISGFHALVSSGTTAKQLNKETDARTIGYGGMLGEGLLATVALATVAIVAPDVGGGIGLALPTFASGGGIILTSFGIPTSFGGPFMALVLVSFLLTSTDTAVRLGRYMVEEIVGTDASGAGEVAKNRYANAAIQGVPAYILITSGSWLTLWQLFGGANQLLAALALLTATVWLANWDDSKQLISTGVPMALMGTMTILGLGWLAFHDNLYVKFIQNSPAEMTTVQTLSAVTQIVLALVLIGLALSLVRMGYRNIQKVRGGRGAAVATAANPAATDAPTAFFRFLRPLMGSLSTRRRSYPRLVVTAHPRIAATSRANNPDRSSVTSLHVRNAVATSALWLSTASSRSGAATSKFTS